A genomic window from Martelella lutilitoris includes:
- a CDS encoding phosphatase PAP2 family protein codes for MTVPYRWFSQRRKVKDRSWPCNHWRGFLVGTLGMVLVAFAILDYPVGVMSKQLDPLLHQYGSLLTDFGKSDWILIVSFLAIVVGLGAAGTGDRRTRAKGVFLAQASSFVFAAIAFSGIAVALIKNMIGRARPNMLYHEIGPFAFSPMQFDADFASFPSGHSTTIAAIFTCAAFFMPRHRVMFFSLAVIFAMCRTIVGAHYPSDVIAGLAFGAWCTYLVAIFFSRYRLVFRIDDGGWPVPRNSIRALKPAFMQHRHPPASGQTDLDLRAQKGH; via the coding sequence ATGACAGTGCCTTATCGCTGGTTCAGCCAGCGGCGGAAAGTGAAAGACCGGAGTTGGCCGTGCAATCACTGGCGCGGTTTCCTCGTCGGGACGTTGGGCATGGTTCTCGTCGCCTTCGCGATCCTCGACTATCCGGTCGGCGTCATGAGCAAGCAGCTTGACCCGCTCCTGCACCAGTACGGCAGTCTGCTCACCGATTTCGGCAAGTCGGACTGGATCCTGATCGTCAGTTTCCTCGCCATCGTCGTCGGTCTCGGCGCTGCCGGCACAGGCGACCGGCGCACGCGGGCCAAGGGCGTCTTCCTCGCCCAGGCCTCCAGCTTCGTCTTCGCGGCCATCGCCTTTTCCGGCATCGCCGTCGCTCTCATCAAGAACATGATCGGCCGCGCGCGCCCCAACATGCTCTATCACGAGATCGGCCCGTTCGCCTTCAGTCCGATGCAGTTCGATGCTGATTTCGCCAGCTTCCCCTCGGGCCATTCGACCACGATCGCCGCGATCTTCACCTGTGCCGCCTTTTTCATGCCGCGCCACCGCGTGATGTTCTTCAGCCTCGCCGTCATATTCGCCATGTGCCGCACGATTGTCGGCGCGCACTATCCGAGCGACGTCATCGCCGGGCTTGCCTTCGGCGCGTGGTGCACCTATCTCGTCGCGATCTTTTTCTCGCGTTATCGCCTGGTGTTCAGGATCGATGACGGCGGCTGGCCGGTTCCGCGCAACAGCATCAGGGCGCTGAAACCGGCGTTCATGCAACACCGCCATCCACCCGCTTCCGGGCAAACAGACCTTGACTTGCGGGCGCAAAAGGGCCATTAG
- a CDS encoding calcium-binding protein, with the protein MRNQFWIDVLGEDQTKTTQGRDKTQYLELIGDAEGNASAAQDDEVRQHHARDLFTPDPAALPSNADGYDEKSWHVVPVDGSVLTAQPDTFTFEDRSRIAFQTGTGDLALPASVEAMTPTVYNSAQAAGGADDTSAVTRAAYSYEWYPVPDAVIHWNRSTQTFVDLNNIAFFKSSLIEHRLEIYYSSNNLGSYDSRIWKYSCDYDKEHTYALRLDLSSDYDWLRVRGTTDGGVCAYMGGGDDWVRSEEAKGLPFAYFDLGDGNDAAVITGVDSKPSNGGNYYFSNVVVRGGNGNDRISYEDGGNVRIFADGGDDFLTFSFGNGQRSGIVEAWGGDGADTFVSMQRTGKDVIVESSAPASNWMMITGAYALQDLLGSCAGMGIITMGMRQLIRVGEFIINGVRHGGDYYSQLNVDSFLRINDFDPREDSFIQWAQNQNSNRKSINIYVSNSPYQYVRINDGKSTIAEIYIDNTVLNDLIKIANDHHEHLSSGDFDLKTAKMALLNSIVASAVYYEKNNNVFRMWSDDVNSEDGKTFNGNSDVMDLLRRSDAYDSWNDLYSSMSNGDFFAAFGNSGVIQGGAGYERHSIALGTEHSDIIYAGRRAALDPTAEHPVDPWSSDVFGLGGHDRIVGSRGHDKIYAGSGNDVIDGGEGNDTIYGDEGDDVIHGGDGNDIINCGYGRDEVVYGDAGDDTIYAHGGGSDTISGGDGNDTIYLSEGFYLDKNTIVHGDAGDDEIHGSSQYDRLSGDGGNDTLYGNGGNDRLYGGEGNDKLYGGSGADTFVFDKGFGHDKILDFALSEDKIDLSQIAELDSWSELQSHLGYDTDVKGLGYCAVITDGSGNEIDIALAAGQHLAESDFIFA; encoded by the coding sequence ATGAGAAACCAGTTCTGGATTGATGTTCTTGGCGAAGATCAGACCAAGACGACTCAGGGCAGGGACAAGACCCAATATCTAGAGTTGATCGGCGATGCCGAGGGGAATGCTTCCGCCGCGCAAGATGATGAGGTCCGGCAGCATCACGCCCGCGACCTGTTTACCCCCGATCCGGCGGCGCTTCCGTCGAATGCGGATGGCTATGATGAAAAGTCCTGGCATGTCGTCCCCGTCGATGGTTCAGTGCTGACGGCGCAACCCGATACGTTTACCTTCGAGGACAGGTCCCGCATCGCGTTTCAGACCGGCACAGGCGATCTGGCGCTTCCTGCATCCGTCGAAGCCATGACGCCCACTGTCTACAACAGCGCTCAGGCGGCTGGTGGCGCTGATGACACGTCCGCAGTGACGAGAGCAGCGTATTCATACGAGTGGTACCCTGTGCCGGATGCAGTCATCCATTGGAATAGGTCAACCCAGACTTTCGTGGATTTAAATAACATTGCATTCTTCAAGTCGAGCTTAATTGAACACAGACTTGAGATATATTACAGTTCTAATAATCTTGGATCCTATGACAGTCGAATCTGGAAGTATAGTTGTGACTATGACAAGGAACATACATATGCCCTGAGATTGGACCTTAGCTCGGATTACGACTGGCTCCGCGTCAGGGGTACGACAGATGGCGGTGTTTGCGCCTATATGGGCGGAGGAGATGACTGGGTTCGCAGCGAGGAGGCAAAGGGACTCCCATTTGCCTATTTCGACCTCGGCGACGGAAACGATGCTGCGGTCATCACGGGTGTCGATTCCAAGCCTTCAAATGGCGGCAATTACTATTTCTCGAATGTCGTCGTACGTGGCGGAAACGGAAACGACCGGATCTCCTATGAAGACGGCGGCAACGTCAGAATTTTTGCTGATGGGGGAGACGATTTCCTGACATTCTCATTCGGCAACGGACAACGGTCCGGTATCGTGGAAGCCTGGGGAGGGGACGGAGCCGACACTTTCGTCTCGATGCAGAGGACCGGCAAGGATGTGATCGTGGAATCATCTGCCCCTGCATCGAACTGGATGATGATAACCGGCGCCTACGCGCTGCAAGACCTGCTCGGCTCCTGCGCTGGAATGGGCATTATAACCATGGGAATGCGTCAATTGATCCGCGTGGGCGAATTTATTATCAACGGCGTACGCCATGGAGGTGACTATTACTCCCAACTCAACGTCGATTCCTTTCTCAGAATTAACGATTTTGATCCAAGGGAGGACAGTTTCATTCAATGGGCTCAAAATCAAAATTCCAACAGAAAGAGCATTAATATTTATGTTAGCAATTCTCCTTATCAGTACGTTCGTATTAACGATGGAAAATCGACTATTGCGGAAATTTATATTGATAATACTGTTTTAAATGATCTGATAAAGATTGCAAATGATCATCATGAACACTTATCTTCAGGTGATTTTGACCTAAAGACAGCTAAGATGGCGCTTCTAAATTCAATTGTGGCTTCAGCTGTATATTATGAGAAGAACAATAATGTATTCAGGATGTGGTCTGATGACGTGAATTCTGAAGATGGAAAAACATTCAATGGAAATTCAGACGTCATGGATCTTTTGCGTCGTTCGGATGCCTATGACAGCTGGAACGACCTGTACAGCTCGATGTCAAATGGCGATTTCTTTGCCGCCTTCGGCAACAGCGGCGTCATCCAGGGTGGGGCAGGCTACGAGAGACATTCCATAGCCCTGGGAACCGAGCATAGTGACATCATCTACGCCGGCAGAAGAGCCGCTTTGGATCCCACTGCGGAACATCCCGTCGATCCCTGGTCGAGCGATGTTTTCGGGCTGGGAGGACATGACAGAATCGTCGGCTCACGCGGCCACGACAAGATCTATGCCGGATCAGGCAATGATGTCATTGATGGTGGTGAAGGGAATGACACCATTTATGGCGATGAGGGCGATGATGTCATCCACGGCGGTGACGGCAACGACATCATTAACTGCGGTTACGGACGAGACGAAGTTGTTTACGGCGATGCCGGCGATGATACCATTTACGCGCATGGCGGCGGCAGCGACACGATCAGCGGTGGTGATGGCAACGACACGATATACCTCAGTGAGGGTTTCTACCTGGACAAGAACACTATTGTCCACGGCGATGCCGGCGACGACGAAATCCACGGCAGCAGTCAGTACGATCGCTTATCGGGCGATGGCGGTAACGATACGCTCTACGGAAACGGCGGCAATGACCGCCTTTACGGCGGCGAGGGAAACGACAAGCTCTACGGCGGCTCGGGCGCAGACACGTTCGTCTTCGACAAGGGTTTCGGCCACGACAAGATCCTCGACTTTGCCCTGTCGGAGGACAAGATCGACCTGAGCCAGATTGCCGAGCTCGACAGCTGGAGCGAGCTGCAAAGTCATCTCGGTTACGACACCGACGTCAAAGGCCTCGGCTATTGCGCGGTGATCACGGACGGCTCTGGCAACGAGATCGATATCGCGCTTGCCGCCGGCCAGCATCTTGCCGAAAGCGATTTCATCTTCGCCTGA
- a CDS encoding type I secretion system permease/ATPase — MLNKKGNKNRELLAAIGISCKALGGVAVFSAVVNILALTGTLFMLQVYDRVIPSHSGATLLALFALVVLLYLMMGILDNARSRVLARVGARFQDRLDERAFRIVLKQSRLPSERQKPAVALNSLGTIQGFLASPLPGAIFDLPWVPFFLTIMFAFSVWLGLLGLAGALVVTALAVANQWLTRRKNADAHAIRLEADAETERTRKQLETILGLGMVDPFLARWKRLRAASLEANLATSDISGRLTSASKAVRQLLQSAALGLGAVLVLAGHFQAGAMIACSILLGRALAPIEQVIGQWGLIQRAWEAWKNLSVLFEAIEDETQHMPLPRPEARIDVEAASVVPPGERKPVLQAITFSLTPGKALAVIGPCAAGKSSLARALTGVWPAAAGIIRLGGADINEYPPDTLGRYLGYLPQTVTLFPGTVAQNIARFDENPDPDTVVRAAQKAGAHQMILDLPMGYDTLLTEGESLLSGGQRQRLGLARALYGNPLVLVLDEPNASLDDDGLRALNGAIAEAKADGRAVILMSHRPSALAECDSVLVLEKGHVRACGPRDEVLSRIAGARMPNVVAGGGH; from the coding sequence ATGTTGAACAAAAAAGGCAATAAAAACAGAGAACTTCTGGCCGCTATCGGTATCTCCTGCAAGGCGCTTGGCGGCGTTGCCGTCTTCAGCGCCGTGGTGAACATTCTTGCCCTGACCGGCACGCTTTTCATGCTGCAGGTCTATGACCGCGTCATTCCCAGCCATTCCGGGGCAACGCTGCTGGCGCTCTTCGCGCTCGTTGTCCTGCTCTATCTCATGATGGGCATTCTCGATAATGCCCGCAGCCGGGTCCTCGCCCGCGTCGGCGCCCGATTTCAGGATCGGCTGGACGAACGAGCGTTCCGGATCGTCCTCAAGCAGTCGCGGCTGCCGTCGGAACGGCAAAAGCCCGCCGTGGCGCTCAACAGCCTTGGGACGATACAGGGATTTCTCGCCTCGCCCCTGCCGGGAGCGATCTTCGATCTGCCCTGGGTTCCGTTCTTTTTGACCATCATGTTCGCCTTCAGCGTCTGGCTCGGGCTTCTGGGCCTTGCCGGAGCGCTCGTCGTCACCGCGCTGGCGGTCGCCAACCAGTGGCTGACCAGGCGGAAAAACGCAGACGCACATGCGATCAGGCTTGAAGCGGATGCGGAAACGGAACGTACGCGCAAGCAGCTTGAAACCATTCTCGGCCTCGGCATGGTCGATCCCTTTCTGGCGCGCTGGAAGCGCCTTCGCGCGGCCTCGCTCGAAGCCAATCTTGCGACCTCGGACATTTCCGGCCGGCTGACGTCGGCCTCCAAGGCGGTTCGCCAGCTGCTGCAGTCCGCGGCCCTGGGTCTCGGCGCAGTCCTCGTTCTCGCGGGCCATTTTCAGGCCGGCGCAATGATTGCCTGTTCCATCCTGCTCGGCCGGGCGCTCGCGCCGATCGAGCAGGTAATCGGCCAGTGGGGCCTGATCCAGCGCGCATGGGAGGCCTGGAAGAACCTCTCGGTCCTGTTTGAAGCCATCGAGGATGAAACACAGCATATGCCGCTGCCGCGACCCGAGGCGCGGATCGACGTCGAGGCGGCAAGCGTCGTGCCGCCCGGCGAGCGCAAACCGGTTCTGCAGGCGATCACCTTCTCGCTTACGCCCGGCAAGGCGCTGGCCGTGATCGGGCCCTGCGCCGCGGGCAAGTCCTCTCTGGCGCGGGCGCTCACCGGCGTCTGGCCGGCAGCGGCAGGCATCATCCGGCTGGGCGGCGCCGATATCAATGAATATCCGCCGGACACGCTCGGCCGCTATCTGGGCTATCTGCCGCAGACCGTGACGCTGTTTCCGGGAACCGTGGCGCAGAACATTGCCCGTTTCGACGAGAACCCCGATCCCGACACGGTCGTGCGCGCTGCGCAGAAGGCGGGGGCCCACCAGATGATCCTCGATCTGCCCATGGGCTACGACACCCTCCTGACGGAGGGCGAGAGCCTGCTTTCCGGAGGGCAGCGCCAGAGGCTCGGCCTTGCGCGCGCGCTCTACGGCAATCCGCTGGTTCTCGTGCTCGACGAGCCGAATGCCAGCCTCGACGATGACGGGTTGCGGGCGCTGAACGGCGCCATCGCCGAAGCCAAGGCCGATGGCCGTGCCGTCATCCTCATGTCCCACCGCCCGTCTGCGCTGGCGGAATGTGACTCGGTGCTTGTGCTCGAGAAGGGACACGTGCGCGCCTGCGGCCCGCGTGACGAGGTGTTGAGCCGCATCGCCGGCGCGCGCATGCCGAACGTCGTTGCCGGAGGGGGGCATTGA
- a CDS encoding carbonic anhydrase, which produces MDAFPKPLLDGYRSFMSGRYVEERARYRTLAEEGQKPQTLVIACCDSRAAPEMIFNARPGELFVVRNVANMVPPYEPDGQYHGTSAALEFAVEGLKVKNIVVLGHGRCGGIHAALSPEAEPLTPGDFIGKWTTLLKPAAEQINANSAMTAGERQTALERISIRNSLSNLRSFPNVAAAEKQGKLKLCGAWFDISSGELWVMDNKSGDFARPD; this is translated from the coding sequence ATGGACGCGTTTCCCAAACCCCTTCTCGACGGCTACAGGAGCTTCATGTCAGGACGCTATGTCGAAGAGCGCGCGCGCTACAGGACACTGGCCGAGGAAGGACAGAAGCCGCAGACGCTGGTGATCGCCTGCTGCGATAGCCGCGCCGCGCCGGAAATGATCTTCAACGCCCGCCCGGGCGAGCTTTTCGTGGTCCGCAACGTCGCCAATATGGTGCCGCCCTATGAGCCGGACGGCCAGTATCACGGCACCTCGGCGGCGCTGGAATTCGCTGTCGAAGGGCTGAAGGTGAAAAATATCGTCGTGCTCGGCCACGGTCGCTGCGGCGGCATCCACGCCGCCCTTTCTCCGGAAGCCGAGCCTCTGACGCCCGGCGATTTCATCGGCAAGTGGACGACGCTGCTCAAACCTGCGGCCGAACAGATCAATGCCAACTCGGCCATGACAGCCGGCGAGCGGCAAACGGCGCTGGAACGCATCTCGATCCGCAACTCCCTCTCCAATCTGCGTTCCTTCCCAAATGTCGCCGCGGCGGAGAAACAGGGCAAGCTGAAGCTCTGCGGTGCATGGTTCGACATTTCCTCCGGCGAATTGTGGGTGATGGACAACAAATCCGGCGATTTCGCCCGGCCCGACTGA
- a CDS encoding Ldh family oxidoreductase, protein MSGDETTITREAATRLGEEVMRLAGYDPDHARAITASTVRAQGDECHSHGLYRLLSCADLAEKGKVDPKATPVVDDRAPAIVRVDARRGVSLTAFEAGLPRLVEKAKTAGLAALAINNCYHFSALWPEIEAITDKGLVALAMTVSHAWVAPAGGARPAFGTNPIAFGWPRPGKHPFVFDFATSAIARGDLELHRRSGTPLPEGVAVDADGRPTTDPLEAINGAMLTFGGHKGSALSAMIELLAGPLIGDMTSAQSLAHDEGAGVVPMHGELILAFDPASFLGGAVAESSAQAEGLFDSITGAGARLPSARRYAARRRNADRPMPVRRAVLEDIEALRERLRR, encoded by the coding sequence ATGTCCGGCGACGAAACCACGATCACGCGCGAGGCGGCAACAAGACTGGGCGAGGAGGTGATGCGCCTTGCGGGCTATGACCCCGACCATGCGCGCGCCATCACCGCGTCAACGGTGCGCGCGCAGGGCGACGAGTGCCATTCCCACGGGCTCTACCGCCTGCTTTCCTGCGCGGACCTCGCCGAGAAGGGCAAGGTCGACCCGAAGGCGACGCCGGTGGTTGACGACCGGGCGCCGGCGATCGTGCGCGTCGATGCGCGTCGCGGCGTCTCGCTGACGGCCTTCGAGGCGGGTCTGCCGCGTCTTGTCGAAAAGGCGAAGACGGCGGGTCTTGCGGCATTGGCGATCAACAACTGCTATCATTTCTCCGCCCTCTGGCCGGAGATTGAAGCGATCACGGACAAGGGGCTGGTGGCGCTTGCCATGACGGTCAGCCATGCCTGGGTGGCGCCTGCCGGCGGCGCGCGCCCGGCCTTCGGCACCAACCCCATCGCCTTCGGCTGGCCGCGGCCCGGCAAGCATCCCTTCGTCTTCGATTTTGCCACCTCGGCCATTGCCCGCGGCGATCTTGAACTGCACCGCCGGTCCGGAACGCCGCTGCCCGAAGGCGTGGCCGTCGATGCGGACGGCAGGCCGACCACCGATCCGCTCGAAGCCATAAACGGCGCCATGCTGACATTTGGGGGACACAAGGGCTCTGCGCTTTCGGCCATGATCGAGCTTCTCGCCGGCCCGCTGATCGGCGACATGACAAGCGCGCAGTCCCTTGCCCATGATGAAGGCGCGGGCGTGGTTCCCATGCATGGCGAGCTGATCCTGGCCTTCGACCCGGCTTCCTTCCTCGGCGGCGCGGTTGCCGAGAGTAGCGCACAGGCGGAAGGGCTTTTCGATTCGATAACCGGCGCGGGCGCCCGCCTGCCATCGGCCAGGCGTTATGCCGCCCGCCGCCGCAACGCGGACAGACCCATGCCCGTGCGCCGCGCCGTGCTGGAGGATATCGAGGCGCTGCGCGAACGGCTGCGACGATAG
- a CDS encoding HlyD family type I secretion periplasmic adaptor subunit, with amino-acid sequence MSDRLSPKKFLVTGFVALALGLGGIAAWGAATRINGAVIAAGQVEVQARRQVIQHQYGGIVAEIDVHDGEAVKAGQQLVRLDDSELNGQRKILSRQIFEARARLERARAQVQSAGELAFSPGLVAEAQANPDYQSVLEDERKVFDVQAESNALMEQQLAEQQTQANAVIAANREQIAAFEKALAIDDQEIDRYQGLLDRGLAQANSLSSMKHEAAMVEAEIADLKAEIADVNGKLAGYAVQLLRVKADARLAAQQEYAETQPQLAQMEEKLNVIEKEYGRLSLRAPMDGTVYDLKVFTIGGVIQPGAEVAAIAADDEPLTLALRVPPAEIDRVSVGQEAIVKFPNFDSRSTPELFGTVLTVSADVLTEERTGAPYFRVEATLAPASEDEAEKLGIKPGMPVTAFIQTGARSPVSYLLKPMTDYFDMAFRDD; translated from the coding sequence ATGTCCGACAGATTGTCACCGAAAAAATTCCTCGTCACGGGTTTCGTCGCGCTCGCGCTCGGTCTCGGCGGCATTGCCGCCTGGGGCGCCGCCACGCGGATCAACGGCGCGGTCATCGCCGCCGGTCAGGTCGAGGTGCAGGCGCGCCGCCAGGTCATCCAGCATCAATATGGCGGCATTGTCGCCGAGATCGACGTGCACGACGGCGAGGCGGTCAAGGCCGGCCAGCAGCTTGTCCGCCTCGATGACAGCGAGCTCAACGGCCAGCGGAAGATCCTCTCCCGCCAGATCTTCGAGGCCAGGGCCAGGCTTGAGCGGGCGCGCGCGCAGGTGCAGAGCGCGGGCGAACTCGCCTTCTCTCCCGGTCTCGTCGCCGAGGCACAGGCAAATCCCGACTACCAATCCGTTCTGGAGGATGAACGCAAGGTGTTCGACGTTCAGGCGGAATCCAATGCCCTGATGGAACAGCAGCTTGCCGAACAACAGACGCAGGCCAATGCCGTCATCGCAGCCAACCGCGAACAGATCGCCGCGTTCGAGAAGGCGCTTGCCATCGATGATCAGGAGATCGACCGCTATCAGGGGCTCCTCGACCGTGGTCTGGCCCAGGCGAACAGCCTTTCCAGCATGAAGCACGAGGCGGCAATGGTGGAGGCCGAGATCGCCGACCTCAAGGCCGAAATCGCCGACGTCAACGGCAAGCTCGCCGGCTATGCCGTGCAATTGCTGAGAGTGAAGGCCGACGCGCGCCTTGCCGCGCAGCAGGAATATGCCGAAACCCAGCCGCAGCTCGCGCAAATGGAAGAGAAACTGAATGTCATCGAAAAGGAATATGGCAGGCTTTCGCTGCGCGCGCCCATGGACGGGACGGTCTATGACCTGAAGGTTTTCACCATTGGCGGCGTCATTCAGCCCGGCGCGGAGGTGGCGGCGATCGCCGCGGACGACGAGCCGCTCACGCTGGCGCTTCGGGTCCCGCCCGCCGAGATTGATCGGGTTTCGGTCGGACAGGAGGCGATCGTCAAGTTTCCGAACTTCGACAGCCGCTCGACGCCCGAACTCTTCGGCACCGTGCTGACCGTTTCCGCAGACGTGCTGACGGAGGAGAGGACCGGAGCGCCCTATTTCCGCGTCGAGGCCACGCTTGCCCCGGCCTCCGAAGACGAGGCGGAAAAGCTTGGCATCAAGCCGGGAATGCCGGTCACCGCCTTTATCCAGACCGGCGCGCGCAGCCCGGTCTCCTACCTGCTGAAGCCGATGACCGACTATTTCGACATGGCTTTCCGCGACGATTGA
- a CDS encoding aspartate-semialdehyde dehydrogenase — protein sequence MGFKIAVAGATGNVGREMLSILAERGFPADEVVALASSRSVGKEVSFGDKTLKVKNLENYDFSDTDICLMSAGGSISQKWSPKIGAQGCVVIDNSSAWRYDADVPLIVPEVNPDAIEGYTKRNIIANPNCSTAQLVVALKPLHDAATIKRVVVSTYQSVSGAGKDGMDELFNQTRAVFVADPIENRKFTKRIAFNVIPHIDVFMEDGYTKEEWKVLAETKKMLDPKIKVTCTAVRVPVFIGHGEAVNLEFEKEITAEEAREILREAPGCLVVDKHEDGGYVTPVECAGEDVTYISRIREDATVENGLAMWVVSDNLRKGAALNAVQIAELLVERNLVKPRATA from the coding sequence ATGGGTTTCAAGATTGCAGTCGCCGGCGCCACCGGCAATGTCGGGCGCGAAATGCTGTCCATCCTCGCAGAGCGCGGTTTCCCGGCCGATGAGGTCGTCGCGCTCGCTTCCAGCCGTTCCGTCGGCAAGGAAGTCTCCTTCGGCGACAAGACGCTGAAGGTAAAGAACCTGGAAAATTACGATTTCTCCGACACCGATATCTGCCTGATGTCGGCGGGCGGGTCGATCTCGCAGAAGTGGTCGCCGAAGATCGGCGCCCAGGGCTGCGTCGTGATCGACAATTCGTCCGCCTGGCGTTACGACGCCGACGTGCCGCTGATCGTGCCGGAGGTCAATCCCGATGCCATCGAGGGCTATACCAAGCGCAACATCATCGCCAATCCGAACTGCTCGACCGCCCAGCTCGTTGTCGCGCTGAAGCCGCTGCATGACGCGGCGACCATCAAGCGCGTGGTGGTCTCCACCTACCAGTCGGTTTCCGGCGCCGGCAAGGACGGCATGGACGAGCTGTTCAACCAGACCCGCGCCGTCTTCGTAGCCGATCCGATCGAGAACAGGAAGTTCACCAAGCGCATCGCCTTCAACGTCATTCCCCATATCGACGTCTTCATGGAGGACGGCTACACCAAGGAGGAATGGAAGGTTCTGGCCGAAACCAAGAAGATGCTGGACCCGAAGATCAAGGTTACCTGCACCGCCGTGCGCGTGCCGGTCTTCATCGGTCATGGCGAAGCGGTGAACCTGGAATTCGAAAAGGAAATCACGGCCGAGGAAGCCCGCGAGATCCTGCGCGAAGCCCCCGGCTGCCTTGTCGTCGACAAGCATGAGGATGGCGGATACGTCACCCCGGTCGAATGCGCCGGCGAGGACGTCACCTATATTTCCCGTATCCGCGAGGATGCGACTGTCGAAAACGGCCTGGCCATGTGGGTGGTCTCCGACAATCTGCGCAAGGGCGCGGCGCTGAATGCCGTCCAGATCGCAGAGCTTCTGGTCGAGCGCAACCTGGTCAAGCCGCGCGCGACCGCCTGA
- a CDS encoding metallopeptidase family protein, translated as MARMNKSEDWQGRHAPSLEAIEALAIEAYAKLPEPFRALTGDLVVEIADFPSDDVFEDMALETPFDLLGLFEGRGISERFTMETGEMVNRITLYRRPILDYWAENEETLGDIVTHVLIHEIGHHFGLSDDDMERIEESADADDVRR; from the coding sequence ATGGCGCGTATGAACAAAAGCGAAGACTGGCAGGGGCGGCATGCTCCGAGCCTTGAGGCAATCGAAGCCCTGGCAATCGAGGCCTATGCCAAATTGCCCGAGCCTTTCCGCGCGCTGACCGGTGATCTCGTCGTCGAGATCGCGGATTTTCCAAGCGATGACGTGTTCGAGGACATGGCGCTGGAAACGCCTTTTGATCTGCTGGGACTTTTCGAAGGGCGCGGCATTTCCGAGCGGTTCACCATGGAAACCGGCGAGATGGTCAACCGCATCACGCTTTACCGCCGCCCGATCCTCGATTACTGGGCGGAGAACGAGGAAACCCTCGGTGACATCGTCACCCATGTCCTGATTCACGAGATCGGGCATCATTTCGGCCTGTCGGATGACGATATGGAGCGGATCGAGGAAAGCGCCGACGCGGACGACGTCCGGCGTTGA
- the wecB gene encoding non-hydrolyzing UDP-N-acetylglucosamine 2-epimerase produces MKVLCVFGTRPEAIKMAPVVNAIARDSAVTGVTCVTGQHRAMLDQVLDLFDITPDYDLAVMAPNQTLNSLSCRVIAGLDAVLEEVRPDCVLVHGDTTSAMAASLAAFHRGIKIGHVEAGLRTYDLSRPWPEEMNRRVIDVVSSLSFAPTASSAENLEREHLGGRIIVTGNTVIDALKETAGRIGEDASLRHRLEARFTFLNPGRRLVLVTGHRRESFGGGFVNICKALARLAERDDVDIVYPVHLNPNVSGPVRELLGTLDNVHLIDPLAYLDFVYLMTRSDIILTDSGGVQEEAPSLGKPVLVMRDVTERPEAVAAGAVILVGTEAERIVTETERLLDDAAHYQGFSRVINPYGDGKAARRIADALAGRPVSPFDTKAAQ; encoded by the coding sequence GTGAAAGTTCTCTGCGTATTCGGCACCAGACCGGAAGCGATCAAGATGGCCCCGGTCGTCAACGCGATCGCGCGCGACAGCGCTGTCACCGGCGTGACCTGCGTCACCGGCCAGCACCGCGCGATGCTGGACCAGGTGCTCGATCTGTTCGACATTACGCCCGATTACGACCTTGCCGTCATGGCCCCGAACCAGACGCTGAACAGCCTTTCCTGCCGTGTCATCGCCGGGCTTGACGCGGTTCTGGAAGAGGTGCGGCCCGATTGCGTGCTGGTTCACGGCGATACCACATCGGCGATGGCGGCGAGCCTTGCAGCTTTCCACCGCGGCATAAAGATCGGACATGTGGAGGCGGGGCTCAGGACCTATGACCTTTCAAGGCCCTGGCCGGAGGAAATGAATCGCCGGGTGATCGACGTTGTGTCCTCGCTCTCCTTCGCGCCAACGGCTTCGAGCGCCGAAAACCTCGAACGCGAGCATCTCGGCGGCCGCATCATCGTCACCGGCAACACGGTTATCGACGCGCTGAAGGAGACGGCCGGGCGCATCGGTGAGGACGCAAGCCTTCGACACAGGCTCGAGGCGCGATTCACCTTCCTCAATCCCGGTCGTCGGCTGGTTCTGGTCACGGGGCACCGGCGCGAAAGCTTCGGCGGCGGTTTCGTCAATATCTGCAAGGCGCTGGCACGGCTTGCCGAGCGCGACGACGTCGACATCGTCTATCCGGTCCACCTCAACCCGAATGTCTCGGGGCCGGTGCGCGAACTGCTCGGCACGCTTGACAATGTCCATCTCATCGACCCGCTGGCCTATCTCGACTTCGTTTATCTGATGACGCGGTCCGATATCATCCTCACGGATTCCGGCGGCGTGCAGGAGGAGGCGCCCTCGCTCGGCAAGCCGGTTCTGGTGATGCGCGACGTCACCGAGCGGCCGGAGGCCGTGGCCGCCGGCGCCGTCATCCTGGTGGGGACGGAGGCGGAGCGGATCGTCACGGAAACCGAAAGGCTTCTGGACGACGCGGCGCATTATCAAGGCTTTTCCCGCGTCATCAACCCGTACGGAGACGGCAAGGCCGCCAGACGCATCGCCGATGCGCTGGCGGGACGGCCGGTTTCTCCTTTCGACACGAAGGCGGCGCAATGA